The nucleotide window TTCGCAAGTATGTTTTCGCCAAGGGCTATATCGCGATCAACGGCGCGAGCCTCACGGTGTCGGAAGTCAACCGTCAGGAGGGCTGGTTCGAGGTCTGGCTCATTCCGGAGACGCGTCGCATGACGACGTTCGAGGAAAAGGTCGCCGGCACGCGCGTGAATATCGAGATCGAGCGCAGCACGCAGGTCGTGGTCGATACGGTGCGCGAAGCGGTGCAGGAAAGCCTTGGCCGCCTGCAACCGGTGCTCGAAGCCTTGCTCAAGGAAAAGGGACTGTCGCTGGACGACTTCGTGCAGGCGCCGCAATTGCCGGCCGCGAGCGCCGCGGGATCCGACCAGCCTAGCCACGCCACGCCCGCCAAGGGCTGAGCCCGACGCCCAACTTCGAAGGACATTCATGCAATTAGCCACCTGGAACGTCAATTCGCTCAAGGTCCGTCTCGGTCATGTGCAGGATTGGCTGCGCAGCAATCCGGTCGACGTGCTGTGCCTGCAGGAACTGAAGCTCACCGACGAGAACTTCCCGATCACCGAGCTTGCAGCGCTTGGCTATACCTCTCACTTCACGGGGCAAAAGACGTACAACGGCGTCGCGCTGCTGGTCAATCACGCCAAGGTCGGCGAAGCGCAGGATCTCGTGAAGAACTTGCCGAATTTCGCCGACGAGCAACAGCGGCTGATCACGGCGACCGTCGGCGGCGTGCGCGTCGTCTGCGGTTATTTCCCCAACGGTCAGGCCGTGGGCTCCGACAAGTTCGCCTACAAGCTCAACTGGCTGGACGCCCTTACCCATTGGCTCTCCGACGAAATGGAGCGGCACCCGCAACTCGCCGTGCTGGGCGACTACAACATCGCCCCCGAAGACCGCGACGTGCATGACCCCGCGAAATGGGAGGGCCAGAACCTGGTGTCGCCTCAGGAGCGTCAGGCGTTCGCCCGGCTGCAAGGCCTCGGACTGCGCGACACGTTCCGCATGTTCGACCAGCCGGAGAAGACCTTCAGTTGGTGGGACTACCGAATGGGCGCGTTCCGCCGCAATGCCGGACTGCGGATCGATCACATTCTCGTGTCGTCGACGCTCGCCGAGCGTTGCACGGCGTGCGAAATCGATCGTGTGCCCCGGACCTGGGAACAGCCGTCGGATCACGCGCCGGTGGTCGCCACGTTCAAGGACTGAACCGCGCCCGCGCGCCGATCACTGACCGGCGCGCGGGTCCGCCAGGCGGGATTCGTAGACAAAGCAGCGGATTGCCGCCTTGTTACGCATGTCCATTTGCATGAATTCCACACCGTAGGCCCAGGTTCCGTCAGCCCGTGGGCCCTCCCCACTTCGCACGGCCGCCATACCGACGATCGGCACGACATCGGCGCCGATCGGTACCCGCAATTGCAACGCGACGTGCCGACAATCGGGCGGCAGCGGCGCCTTCGCCACAATGCCCGCGCCGTCGGCACTAATGTCGCGCACCAGCACGAGCCATTCGGGCGTGTCCCGCGGTTCGGCCAGCATGCGTGTGAACGATGCCCGCGTCGACTCGTCGAGCGGCGACAGGCGCGCCACCAGACGCGTATCGACGCGGGGCGTGCGGCGCACCGGAGTCTCGCGCACCTGCGACGGGCGCGACAGCACCAGATACTCGAACGGACCTTGATGCACGCTGTGGACTTCGCAGGTGAACTCGTAGAGGTTGTCGCCGGGAAACGTCCACATGGCGAGCTTGTCGCCCGCCTGCACCGGCAAACGCAACTGCGCCGACGACGGTGGCGTGACGATCAGCATGCCGTTCGGCGCGCGGCCGATGAGTCGAGCCCGCACGCGCGTCGTGTCATCCTCGGGCGACAATCGCACCTGAACCCACGCCCCGATCGGCAACGGCACCGGCAAACCCTGCAAGTACACGGTCGACGCCCCGCCAGCCAGCGGCGATGCACCGTTCGCCGCCTCGGTGCGGCCGGCAGCCTCCCCGGTCGCCGCGACCTCGGGCAGCGGCCGGTGCGGCGCGAACATGGTAAACAGCCAGTCCAGATCGGCTTCGGACGGCAAACGCTCGCCCGCGGCCAGCAACGGCGTGCCATCGGCGTCGAACAACGGCCAGGAAAGCGGAACGTGTGCGTCAAGATCGCGACGGTTGACCGCCACGAACCCCGGATAGCCTGACGCGATACCAGTCGAGTGCATGATGCCTGAGAGGGGGTGAGCCCCTGGAAAGCCTGGAACGAGGCTCCGGTCTTCCCCGCATTCCCGCGCACGGGGACGCGTCTTGGGCGACCCTCTTCGCACTGGCATCCGTGACCAAAACCCACCAATGTCGGCGACTTCGAAAAACCCACGCCCCGGCCGGACGGAACCGCTGCCCCCTTGAGGCAACGGAATGCGCGTACCTATTTTTACCATGAAACCCCTCGGCGCCCGAGGGCGAAATACGGGGCAAAAAGCAGGTCAATTACTCGCTCATCCAATCTCGGCAGCGGGGTCGGATATTGCGCCGGCGCCGTCGATCAGCGATATCGGGGGCCCGGCAGCGGCAGACGGATGGCCCAGAACCACGGCAGTGTCTGTGCGCATGCCTGCGCCAGCGCCGGCAATTGCCTCACCTCGTGGCACGTCAACCAATCGGCCAACCGTTCCGCCAGGCGACCAGACGTGCTGTCCGGATCGGCCAGGCATGCCCGCAACGCCAGCGCCTGTGGCAAATGTCGCGACGCAACGGCATCGGTCATGGTTTCGTTGAGCGCGGCGATCGCGTATGCGCGGCAGGTGTCCAGCGCGTCTGGCGGGCACGCGTCGCCGGAACGTCC belongs to Pandoraea pnomenusa and includes:
- a CDS encoding flagellar brake protein, encoding MHSTGIASGYPGFVAVNRRDLDAHVPLSWPLFDADGTPLLAAGERLPSEADLDWLFTMFAPHRPLPEVAATGEAAGRTEAANGASPLAGGASTVYLQGLPVPLPIGAWVQVRLSPEDDTTRVRARLIGRAPNGMLIVTPPSSAQLRLPVQAGDKLAMWTFPGDNLYEFTCEVHSVHQGPFEYLVLSRPSQVRETPVRRTPRVDTRLVARLSPLDESTRASFTRMLAEPRDTPEWLVLVRDISADGAGIVAKAPLPPDCRHVALQLRVPIGADVVPIVGMAAVRSGEGPRADGTWAYGVEFMQMDMRNKAAIRCFVYESRLADPRAGQ
- the xth gene encoding exodeoxyribonuclease III — its product is MQLATWNVNSLKVRLGHVQDWLRSNPVDVLCLQELKLTDENFPITELAALGYTSHFTGQKTYNGVALLVNHAKVGEAQDLVKNLPNFADEQQRLITATVGGVRVVCGYFPNGQAVGSDKFAYKLNWLDALTHWLSDEMERHPQLAVLGDYNIAPEDRDVHDPAKWEGQNLVSPQERQAFARLQGLGLRDTFRMFDQPEKTFSWWDYRMGAFRRNAGLRIDHILVSSTLAERCTACEIDRVPRTWEQPSDHAPVVATFKD